One genomic segment of Bos javanicus breed banteng chromosome 23, ARS-OSU_banteng_1.0, whole genome shotgun sequence includes these proteins:
- the PPP1R3G gene encoding protein phosphatase 1 regulatory subunit 3G → MEPRGVLLSAEAPGPAPSEEPRAAGEPPAAGAPITEGGCVAAAPRPDAERGSSQELVTPREQEAQLESRRRARSFLLPADTILQAAQVLRQRQPPAPGPEGGEAAEDAPLGPGDCCAKCKKRVQFADALGLSLARVKHFSEAEEPQVPPAVLSRLRSFPARAEDMEGLPSLLAAVVAAPPRAPPPPGLQPLFELPGPSAAAARLRRQRVCLERVQCAAPGGAEVTGSGRVLGCPGPRTVAVRYTFTEWRSFLDVPAELRPEPGKPLPPDAPSGEPGDAEEPDAERFHFALSLPPGLLPKEGEDADAPGLAVHFAICYRCAQGEYWDNNAGANYTLRSGRPPDAL, encoded by the coding sequence ATGGAGCCCCGGGGGGTGCTGCTAAGTGCGGAGGCGCCGGGACCCGCGCCCTCGGAAGAGCCCCGGGCAGCCGGGGAGCCGCCCGCCGCGGGAGCGCCCATCACGGAGGGCGGCTGCGTGGCGGCGGCCCCGAGACCCGACGCCGAGCGTGGGTCCTCGCAGGAGCTGGTCACCCCGCGGGAGCAGGAGGCGCAGCTGGAGAGCCGCCGCCGCGCGCGCTCCTTCTTGCTGCCCGCCGACACGATCTTGCAGGCGGCCCAGGTCCTGCGGCAGCGCCAGCCGCCTGCCCCGGGGCCGGAGGGCGGCGAGGCGGCCGAGGACGCGCCGCTCGGTCCGGGCGACTGCTGCGCCAAGTGCAAGAAGCGGGTTCAGTTCGCAGACGCGCTGGGGCTGAGCCTGGCCCGCGTGAAGCACTTCAGCGAGGCCGAGGAGCCGCAGGTGCCGCCCGCCGTGCTCTCCCGTCTGCGCAGCTTCCCGGCGCGCGCCGAGGACATGGAGGGGCTCCCCAGCCTGCTGGCCGCCGTGGTGGCCGCGCCCCcccgcgcgccgccgccgcccgggctGCAGCCCCTTTTCGAGCTGCCCGGGCCGAGCGCCGCGGCCGCGCGCCTGCGGAGACAGCGCGTGTGCCTGGAGCGCGTGCAGTGCGCGGCGCCCGGCGGCGCGGAGGTGACCGGCTCGGGCCGGGTGCTGGGCTGCCCCGGGCCGCGCACCGTGGCCGTGCGCTACACCTTCACCGAGTGGCGCTCCTTCCTGGACGTGCCGGCCGAGCTGCGGCCCGAGCCGGGGAAGCCTCTGCCGCCGGACGCGCCGTCGGGGGAGCCAGGGGACGCCGAGGAGCCCGACGCCGAGCGCTTCCACTTCGCGCTGTCCCTGCCCCCGGGCCTGCTGCCCAAGGAGGGGGAGGACGCGGACGCTCCGGGCCTCGCCGTCCACTTCGCCATCTGCTACCGCTGCGCCCAGGGCGAGTACTGGGACAACAACGCGGGGGCTAACTACACGCTGCGCTCGGGGCGCCCGCCGGACGCGCTCTGA